TACGCGGTATCGACCCTCGGCACTTCCTACCAGTGGCGCAAGAACACCGACTCGGAGATGGACTGTTCCGCGCTTGTCGATCGAGCATGGAATGTTCCCACGATCCCTCGCAGCAAGCGGACCAATGCCCGAGCGCTGGTCGCGGACGGTGTCAGTGGCCTCGCCGCGAACATCAAGTTCATCCCCGAGGATCGGATGAGTGTGGGCGATGTCGTCTTTATCGCCGATCCGGGGCGCGGCGTGAACCACACCGGGATCGTCCTCGACAACGACACGATGATTGCCGGAGACGCTCGCACCGGCGGCGTCAATGCCGTGCCCATCCCCAAGCCCCGCGTGTGGCAGGTGGGAAGGCTGTCGCTGAAGCCCCCCAAACGCGGCAACTTCGTCCCCAAGGCGTCCCAGAAGCCATTCCAGTGCGGCATGGACCCAGCGGACTTCATCACCACCCCCGATGGGAAGGTGCTGGCCGACCCGCGGATCTGCCCGCCGAAGCCCGCGGTGTTCTCCGAGGCGCATATGCAGCCGGCGGCCATCACCGGTGGACGCTGCGCCGGTGCCCTGTGGCCGCAGTTGACCATCATCGGCGGCTGGCGGCCCAGCGACCCCTATCCGGACCATCCGTCGGGTCGGGCGCTGGACATCATGATGCCGGCGGGATGTTCCACCGACCCGGCCAACATCGCGCTCGGCACGGCCATCGCCGAGTTCTTCATGGCCAATGCCGCGAAGTTCCACGTGCAGTACATCATCTGGCAGCAGCGCATCTGGAACGCCGAGACCGAGACGCCCAAGCGGGTCATCGACTGGCGCGGCATGTCCAACCGCGGGGGCTGCACGGCGAACCATCAGGACCACGTCCACGTGTCCTTCATCGGACCCAACACCGTCTCAGCGGCGCCAGCTCCCGCCGACACCAGCGATGACTCAGGTCCCGGATCGCGGCCCGGCTCAGGCGCCGGCTCCAAGTCCGGCTCCGACGCCGGCAAGGACACCACGGACAAGCCCAATGCGCCCGACAACGCGAGTGGGTCCCCTGACTCCTCGAGCGGCACGCCCGACACCTCCGCCGGCGATTCCGACACCGCGGGGCGCAAGCGCAACTGACGGGCGGATGAGAGCCGCTCGGGCCGTGACGGTAGTTTCTTCCCCAACTCGAGTTTCCTGCCCAACACCGACTGGAGGACGCATGGACGATCAGGTGCGCAGGCACAAATACACGCTCGACGAGGACCAGATCCCGACCGCCTGGTACAACATCATCCCGGACCTGCCCGCACCCCCGCCGCCACCGCTGCATCCGGGCACGATGGAACCCGTCGGCCCCGAGGATCTGGCGCCCCTGTTCCCCATGGCACTGATCGAGCAGGAAGTCAGCGCTGAGCGGTTCATCGACATCCCCGGCGGAGTCCTCGACGTCTATCGCCAGTGGCGGCCCACGCCGCTGTTCCGCGCCCATCGGCTCGAGCAAGCGTTGGGTACCCCCGCGCGCATCTACTACAAGTACGAGGGTGTGTCCCCAGCCGGCTCGCACAAGCCGAACACAGCCGTCCCACAGGCCTACTACAACAAGGCTGAAGGGGTCTCCAAGCTCACGACAGAGACCGGAGCAGGACAGTGGGGCACGGCTCTGGCGTTTGCGTGCGCCCTATACGACATGCAGTGCGAGGTCTGGCAGGTGGGCGCGTCCTACGACGCCAAGCCCTACCGCCGCTTGATGATCGAGGCCTTCGGGGGCGTCGTGCATCGGTCCCCGAGCGACCTCACCGAAGCCGGCCGGGCTTTGGCGGCTGACCCTGCCAATCTCTCCGGATCCCTGGGGATCGCGATCTCCGAGGCGGTCGAGGTGGCCGCTCAGAATCCGGAGGTGCGCTACGCGCTCGGCTCGGTGCTCAACCACGTTCTGCTGCATCAGACCGTCATCGGTGAGGAGGCTCTGCTGCAGATGGAGATGGCTGGGGACACACCCACACTGATCGTGGGTTGCACGGGCGGCGGATCCAACTTCGCCGGCCTGTCGTTCCCGTTCCTGCGCGAGAAGATGGCCGGGAACATCTCGCCGCGCATCCTCGCGGCAGAACCCGCTTCGTGCCCGTCATTGACCCGGGGTACCTACGCCTACGACTTCGGCGACACCGCCGGGATGACGCCGCTGATGAAGATGCACACATTGGGCCATGACTTCGTGCCCGATCCCATCCACGCCGGTGGATTGCGCTACCACGGCATGGCGCCCCTGATCTCGCACGTCTACGAGCTGGGGTTGATGGACGCCGAGTCGGTCCCGCAGACCGAGTGCTTTGAGGCCGCCGTGCAGTTCGCGCGCACCGAGGGAATCGTTCCTGCGCCGGAACCCACTCACGCACTCGCCCTGGCCGTCCGCGAAGCGCTCAAGGCCAAAGAGACCGGTGAAGAAACTGTCATCCTGACGGCGCTATGTGGCCACGGGCACTTCGACCTGTCCGCCTATGACGACTTCTTGAACGGTCGGATGACCGACGAGAACGTCACCGAGGAGCGGTTGTCCGTGGCTCTGGAGACTCTGCCGCAGGTTCCCGTCGGCTGACCATGTTCTTTCTCGCACCTTGGGTCATCGCCCTCATCGGGTTCGTCCTGCATGTGTTCTTGGACCGATCACCGCAGCACCGGACGTCCCACCGGGTGATTGAACTCGCCCTGTTGTGGAACCTCGTGTTCTTCGGAGCCTGGAGCATCCTCGGCGGCCTCGGACACATTGGGCCCACCTCAGGCGCGCTCGCCGAACAGATCGGATACACCCAGTCGATGTTCCAGTGGGAGGTCGGTTGGGCCGACATCGCACTCGGTGTGCTCGGGATCGGCTGCGCCTGGAAATCCGGTCGCGGCGGATGGATGACGGCGGCCGTCGTGACGCTCGTCATTATGTACTGGGGCGATGCCATCGGGCACGTCATGGAGCTTGTCGCCCATGACAACCAAGCCCCCAGCAACGTTTGGGCGATCCCCAGCGATGTCCTGCAGCCGCTGCTGGCGGCCATCCTGCTCGTGCTGTACCGGCGTGGGCAGCCGGCCGTAGAGAGCGTCGCGTCCACAACCGCTTGAGCCGCGCACTGACCGGACACCATCTCTCATGGCCGGAGGAAGACGCTCTCTTGGGGCCGGAGGAAGGCGCTCTCTTGGGGCCGGAGGAAGGCGCTCTCTTGGGGCCGGAGGAAGGCGCTTCCTTGGCCGGGACGAAGAACTCGACCGGGCACACCAACTCGGCCGAAGGAGGTCGGCCGGAGCTGGGCCGGAGAGCAGGGTCGGGAAACTGGTCGGACCAGTCAGTGGCCAGGGATCCCGGTGACTCGCGGCGAGAAGGAAGCACCCTGATCGAGGCTCTCCCAGATCTTGTCACCGGCGAGGACGTTGAGCCGAGTGCCGTTGGCGGCCAGCGCTGCGGGCTGCCCGTCGACCTCACCGGCCTTGCGCCAGTCCTTGCCGGAGTCGGTTGAGGAGTGCACCGCCCCCTCAGGGGTGACGCCCCAGAGTTGGTCGTCGGTCCACGCCACGAGCGCGATCACCGGTGCGCCCGCGATGGGCGTCCACGTCCTGCCGCCGTCCGTGCTGGCGATCGGCCCGTCCTGAGTGGTCCCCACGGCTTGCCGCGCGTTGCGGGGGTTGATGGCGATGTCGAATGGTCCCGGCCCGACAGTGTCCCAGTTGTCGCCGCCATCGGTGGATCGCCAGAGCATGCCGTCGCCGGAGTTGACGCCCAACACGACATCACCAGCGGCAGCCAGTCGATGGAAGTCCACCTGCCCGGTCAGCGACACAGGTTTCCACGTCTTGCCCTCGTCGGCGGACTGCAGTAAGCCCAGATCCGGGGGAGCGTCCATATCCGGCCCTGGATGTCCGGAGGCGAGCCAACGGTCGTCGGCAATAGTGAATCCCATGACATCGAACGGTTCGCTGACCCGTCGAGGTGGTTCACCGGGTGGCTGGCTGAACAGTCCCTGATGGCTGCCGATCAGCAAGGTGTCCGTGCTGAGGCTCAGGTTGTGGATGTGCTGTAGGGCGGCTGAGTCGGCGGTGACCTCGATGGTCGTCGGCTGAGGCGAAGGGGGGGCCGGTTTCGGGGTCGTCTGTGAGGTCGGTGAGAGGGGCGGTGCCGGTTCTGCCGCGGGTGAAGTGGCGCACCCGGCGACAAGTCCGATCACCAGCATCGCCGAGGCCGACGCGATCGTCCCGGTTCGGTTCATGGCGCCAGCAACTCCTTCATGGTGTCGATCTCCTTCTTCTGGGCGGCGATGATCTGATCGGCCAGTGTTGTGACTTTTGGGTTCCCGGGCTGCGCCTTGACT
This portion of the Candidatus Nanopelagicales bacterium genome encodes:
- a CDS encoding NlpC/P60 family protein, which encodes MTSYTRAAAGALLLALTSAGIAAPASAVPVLPAEDPAPTATSDPLTAQITETTDQLQTDLTEMRAQQTAAQERYLAARTKAAKLRKLVAANQSAADEARLVVGQYARSIYMNGSTDLSVLASMIDTADPNELMDRADEALRVGDRKDDQYDDAMALLKRNQEVKEQADSAQLAAEASLQTISTQVQGLQRQLADVANQWADHLAGMDGMLDPAQAKANSDAASQWADYLTRLADLRAPSITVDELTKDKPPQGVSRSRKNPGVGTYRSNGDSVTALPDRVIAAVTYAVSTLGTSYQWRKNTDSEMDCSALVDRAWNVPTIPRSKRTNARALVADGVSGLAANIKFIPEDRMSVGDVVFIADPGRGVNHTGIVLDNDTMIAGDARTGGVNAVPIPKPRVWQVGRLSLKPPKRGNFVPKASQKPFQCGMDPADFITTPDGKVLADPRICPPKPAVFSEAHMQPAAITGGRCAGALWPQLTIIGGWRPSDPYPDHPSGRALDIMMPAGCSTDPANIALGTAIAEFFMANAAKFHVQYIIWQQRIWNAETETPKRVIDWRGMSNRGGCTANHQDHVHVSFIGPNTVSAAPAPADTSDDSGPGSRPGSGAGSKSGSDAGKDTTDKPNAPDNASGSPDSSSGTPDTSAGDSDTAGRKRN
- a CDS encoding TrpB-like pyridoxal phosphate-dependent enzyme, translated to MDDQVRRHKYTLDEDQIPTAWYNIIPDLPAPPPPPLHPGTMEPVGPEDLAPLFPMALIEQEVSAERFIDIPGGVLDVYRQWRPTPLFRAHRLEQALGTPARIYYKYEGVSPAGSHKPNTAVPQAYYNKAEGVSKLTTETGAGQWGTALAFACALYDMQCEVWQVGASYDAKPYRRLMIEAFGGVVHRSPSDLTEAGRALAADPANLSGSLGIAISEAVEVAAQNPEVRYALGSVLNHVLLHQTVIGEEALLQMEMAGDTPTLIVGCTGGGSNFAGLSFPFLREKMAGNISPRILAAEPASCPSLTRGTYAYDFGDTAGMTPLMKMHTLGHDFVPDPIHAGGLRYHGMAPLISHVYELGLMDAESVPQTECFEAAVQFARTEGIVPAPEPTHALALAVREALKAKETGEETVILTALCGHGHFDLSAYDDFLNGRMTDENVTEERLSVALETLPQVPVG
- a CDS encoding DUF6790 family protein → MFFLAPWVIALIGFVLHVFLDRSPQHRTSHRVIELALLWNLVFFGAWSILGGLGHIGPTSGALAEQIGYTQSMFQWEVGWADIALGVLGIGCAWKSGRGGWMTAAVVTLVIMYWGDAIGHVMELVAHDNQAPSNVWAIPSDVLQPLLAAILLVLYRRGQPAVESVASTTA